The genomic stretch ATCaccattctcttctttttttggtttCAGGTTTTCCGTGCTGTCAGGAGTATATTAAATGGTTTTGTTGCATTCTTCATAGCTTGTAACAGGCATCGCCTTAGGTACGCTCTTATTTTCTTGGGAGTTTCAACGAAAAGCctacggtactgtttactttaacgaaaaaccacatttttacactaaaaagttaatcctggtactattcactttaccctttattttgtccttataattaaaactcaaagttttcaagctcttttcattagttttccttattttctttGGCGTCTTTATCTTGTTTTTAGTGATCTGCATTTTTCTGCTCTGTGGGATGCATACACATTTGTCATGGTTGCTTAGGCCGTCTTTAGACTGTATTTGATGCCCAGGACAGAATATGCTGATGGTGAAGTTGGAGATTTCAATTCTATTGATTTGGAAAACGTTTGCTCGCTGGTAGTTTGTCTTTTTAGCACGAGGTTTTTTGCCTAAGTAGTCACCGGTAGTTCAGCATGATCAATAATATCCCGTTTCTCCCAGTCCTGCAGTACGAATAAttgcttttaattatttgtagACCTATGTAAGATTTTGTTACAAGTCTGTGCTAATGATGTTTTTATATGATTGTTACAGCATTTACAATCATATGCAGAAGTTTATCCAAAGAATCCTGGATCGAACCCGGAGATCACGGCGTGAAGTTTCAAGTCGTTATAGGCGCACCGGAGAGACTGGGAATATGGTTAGTTTTCTAATGTGGGACACTTTAGATCATGAATTTCACTTCCCTGCACAAGGTTGTAGCACAGAGATGGAATTGCTGCACCGATAATTGTCAACCGattattttggttttggcttTGCAGTTTGAAGTAACAAGGAAAATCAACATTGAATAGCGTTTCCCACAGCTGTTGGAGGATAACACTATCGAGACGGTACTCTGTTTGGGAAGTGCCTGCCGCGTTGTGTATAAAACCACCTTCGACAATGTATGAAACGCTTTCGGCCAAACAAGAGAACGTAAAAGATGTCAAGACGGCGACATGATACTAGAGAATGTAAAAGGTGCTTCTCGTGCGTGTAGCACCCATGTCTACATCATAGGAAGAGCTCGGTTTCTTTTTTGTCCTTCATTCTTTCCAATCTTTGTTTCTATTTGTGATTTGTAGAGGGGCAAACTATGGAATTCAGTGTATATAATAGCGAATGGGTGTTGCACTAACAAAGTTCCTAAAACGCTATTGTGACATCCCAAACCAGAAACACAATGTtacgtgttttaacttttaacggCCTCACATGGCACGTCCTTGTTCATTTGGGATGTCACGACGTACCGGGAGTGAAGGTAAGTCCTCCTGGTTAACTAGAAACCATAATCTggatccaaacataaaggaaagaCTAAATACATAAATGCCAAATCCCACATACAAGAGTTACTGACGTTTTGCAGAACGAGCAACATAAACAAAGTTGATTAACAACTAAGAAATGTCTTAAACAAAACTAAACTCCTATTACTTGACAACCTACAATCCATAGAACAAGTTCCTCCGCTTCCAACAAGAGAATGGTAGCATCAAATCTGTACGGCTCCTCCAGTTTGGTGCAACATTGCATCGATCTCATCACCGTCCTCCATTTCCAACTGAAACACGAAAAATAGTCACAAACAATTAGCACATGAGCAGAAAACGCAAGTGGCTGTGCGCAAATGTGCGTCCAAGTGTTTGCAATCGCGAGTTAATCAATgtgcatcaagcatttgcaaTCGTGAGCGTGCGTATGTGAGAGAGTGGAGAGGAGGACCTCATCAGGGGTCTGCTCTGCTCGTAGACGACGGCCATCAAACAAGAAGGCAATTGAGTTCATCTCCACAGATTGGCGATCACAATATGCATTCATAAGCTTCTTCAGTTGAGTGCTTCGCTTGATCCTAAAAAACACTTCATTCCCATCCTGCAACGAAATACAAAAGCATTACTTCCATCCTGCACCGCAACATTTCATTCACATACTTTTCATGACGACAAACTGTCTAACCACCACTCACAATCAAATTTGCAATCGCCAAGTAGGAAGAGTCAAACTCCATCACAACAACggaattgaatgaacaaaagtGTTGTAATGGATACACTTCACCAAATCAGTAGTTTGTGCACTAAACTGTCAATCGCATAAAAGGAACAGCGCGAGAACTAAATTCATACGAAAGAGCTGGAGTTCCAAAGGCcattaaacacaaaacacaTCTCCATTTGTCATCACAAACGACTACATAAAACAATGGCAAGCATATTGCAAAACTATAAGACCACAAAACCAATTGCTTGCGAGGCGAAACCGCCAtgatcataataaaaataaaaataaaccaacAGTAGTTTAACAAGAACAAAAGGGGTAAATAAGATATCGACACAATCACAAGAACAGATGGCAGACAACAAATAAAGGAACAAAACAGCAGCAAAACACAGCCTAATCAGAACATCAATCTAATGCCCTAATCCCAGCAAAAAACAGGCTGTGAAAATTGATCAACCCCACTAATTTATGCATTAATTTGCCAAGAAAAATAATTAGCAATACTCAAATCATAACAAATTAAACAGATATTCTTCGAACAAAAGAAAGGGAGAACCCAAATTTTTTCTCAGAACCCAGAAATCTAAAATCCCAAGCGAATCGGAAACCCCAATCAAAATtagaaacataaaaataaaaaaataaagtaaattatATACAGAAGGGTAAAGTTTGATGGTGAAAAATAGAGACCTGTCCTTTGACTTTGAGGTTGATGTGGGCGGCCTGGTCGTTGGGCTTCTTGTCCTCTTCTTGCTGCGGAGTCGACATcctccctttcttcttcttctccttctcctcctcctctgtaATCTGTATGAGAAGCAAAACTAGGGTTCTACTCCTTGACTTTTGTTTGTACCCGCTGTGGCGCTACCACCGACGGTTCGTTTCAGTACCCCCGGCAATGGATTTCTTATACGTGTAAGAGTTTGATTGGTTTCTGATGGGCTTCGGGAGGTTCATAAATCTCCAGTATTTGGGCTCAAATTCTCTATTCATTAATTACACTGGGCCTTTGAGATCCTCCAGGCCCGATAAGCTTTTGGGTCAAGGATAATCAATCTTGTTAACAAGTgagttgtttatatatatatatatatatatatatatatatattttagtatttttacactaaagggaagggagtttggct from Pyrus communis chromosome 7, drPyrComm1.1, whole genome shotgun sequence encodes the following:
- the LOC137739006 gene encoding small ubiquitin-related modifier 1-like produces the protein MSTPQQEEDKKPNDQAAHINLKVKGQDGNEVFFRIKRSTQLKKLMNAYCDRQSVEMNSIAFLFDGRRLRAEQTPDELEMEDGDEIDAMLHQTGGAVQI